One window of Chloroflexota bacterium genomic DNA carries:
- the mscL gene encoding large-conductance mechanosensitive channel protein MscL, which translates to MFNEFKQFVMRGNVLDLAVGVVIGGAFGKIVSSFVNDIVMPPIGLLLGGANFSDLFLTLKGGPFASLAEAQAVGAPTLNYGLFINNIIDFLIIAFVIFMVVRVANSLKKQEEVKPAPPAGPTKEEQLLTEIRDLLKDRR; encoded by the coding sequence ATGTTCAACGAATTCAAGCAATTTGTCATGAGGGGTAATGTGCTTGACCTGGCCGTCGGCGTCGTCATCGGCGGCGCATTCGGCAAGATTGTGTCGTCTTTTGTCAACGACATTGTCATGCCGCCTATCGGCCTTTTGCTCGGCGGCGCGAATTTTAGCGATCTGTTTCTCACGCTCAAGGGCGGGCCGTTTGCAAGCCTGGCCGAGGCGCAGGCCGTTGGCGCGCCCACCCTCAACTACGGCTTGTTTATCAACAACATTATTGACTTTCTGATCATCGCCTTTGTGATCTTCATGGTTGTGCGCGTTGCCAACAGCCTCAAGAAGCAGGAAGAGGTCAAACCGGCCCCGCCGGCCGGGCCGACGAAGGAAGAGCAACTGCTCACCGAGATTCGCGACCTGCTCAAAGATCGACGCTAG
- a CDS encoding UMP kinase has product MALPKYKRVLLKLGGEALSKPGGQGIDPDEAAFLAERIKAVKADGIEVAVVIGGGNLWRGRDGIERGMEQATADHMGMIATVMNALALQDALERIGVMTRVQSAIEMRAIAEPYIRRRAIRHLEKGRVVIFAGGTGNPYFTTDTAGALRSMEIDANVMVKATKVDGVYDSDPKTNPDAVKFDHLTYIDALNKRLKALDSTAISLCMENDMPILVLNLWHPDSLRRAMFGEQVGTIISR; this is encoded by the coding sequence ATGGCACTTCCCAAATATAAACGGGTGTTGTTGAAACTTGGCGGCGAGGCCCTCTCCAAACCCGGCGGCCAGGGCATTGACCCGGACGAGGCCGCCTTCCTGGCCGAACGCATCAAGGCCGTGAAGGCCGACGGCATCGAAGTGGCCGTCGTCATTGGCGGCGGCAACCTGTGGCGCGGGCGCGACGGCATCGAGCGCGGCATGGAACAAGCCACCGCTGATCACATGGGCATGATCGCCACCGTGATGAACGCCCTGGCCCTGCAAGACGCGCTGGAGCGGATCGGGGTGATGACGCGGGTGCAAAGCGCAATTGAGATGCGGGCCATCGCCGAGCCTTACATCCGCCGCCGGGCCATCCGTCATTTGGAAAAGGGGCGGGTGGTGATCTTTGCCGGGGGAACCGGCAACCCCTACTTCACCACCGACACTGCCGGGGCGTTGCGGTCAATGGAGATTGACGCCAACGTGATGGTGAAGGCCACTAAAGTGGATGGCGTTTATGACTCCGATCCCAAGACCAACCCCGACGCCGTCAAGTTTGACCACCTCACTTACATTGACGCCCTCAACAAACGGTTGAAGGCGCTGGATAGCACCGCCATTTCGCTGTGCATGGAAAACGACATGCCCATCCTCGTCCTCAACCTTTGGCACCCCGACAGTTTGCGGCGGGCCATGTTCGGCGAGCAAGTGGGCACGATCATTTCCCGGTAG
- a CDS encoding isoprenyl transferase, with product MADKNATPVLENAPSHVAIIMDGNGRWAKQRGLPRQAGHKAGTDNLRRVIEACVEFGIRTLTIYAFSTENWRRPAEEVSGLMMIFEEVIDRELDQLNRNGVQLRHIGKLEGLKPAFAEKVRQAIKLTRGNNRLVLNVAFNYGGRSEIVEAVRAIVAEGTPPEAVTEELLNNHLYTAGQSDPDLIIRTSGEIRVSNFLIWQGAYSEYYIAPVYWPDFDKEQLRLALEEFAKRHRRFGGL from the coding sequence ATGGCCGACAAAAACGCCACACCCGTTCTTGAAAACGCCCCGTCTCACGTCGCCATCATCATGGACGGCAACGGGCGCTGGGCCAAACAACGCGGCCTGCCCCGCCAGGCCGGGCACAAAGCCGGAACCGACAACCTGCGCCGGGTGATCGAAGCCTGCGTCGAGTTCGGCATCCGCACCCTCACCATCTACGCCTTCTCCACCGAAAACTGGCGGCGGCCCGCCGAAGAAGTGAGCGGGCTGATGATGATCTTCGAGGAGGTTATTGATCGCGAACTCGATCAATTGAATCGCAATGGCGTCCAACTGCGCCACATCGGCAAGCTGGAAGGCCTCAAGCCCGCCTTTGCCGAAAAAGTGCGCCAGGCTATTAAGCTCACCAGGGGCAACAACCGCCTCGTCCTCAACGTCGCCTTCAACTATGGCGGGCGGAGCGAAATTGTGGAAGCCGTTCGGGCCATCGTCGCCGAGGGCACGCCGCCCGAAGCGGTGACGGAAGAACTGCTCAACAACCATCTCTACACCGCCGGCCAGTCCGACCCCGATCTGATCATCCGCACCAGCGGCGAGATACGCGTCAGCAACTTCCTCATCTGGCAAGGCGCGTATTCCGAATATTATATCGCCCCGGTGTACTGGCCCGATTTCGACAAAGAGCAACTACGACTGGCGCTCGAAGAATTTGCGAAACGCCACCGCCGGTTTGGCGGCCTCTAA
- the tsf gene encoding translation elongation factor Ts, producing MAISAADVKKLREATGAAMLDCKNALEQNNGDFGKAMEWLKEKGLAKAAKKADRLTKDGRVEVYVHPGNRVAVMVEVNCETDFVAKTEAFQNFTHELALHIAMANPKYLDVADVPQAELEAVKAEGRPAEKYYEEVCLLKQPFVKNESIAIGQMLTEAIAAIGENMNIRRFARYELGN from the coding sequence ATGGCGATCTCTGCGGCTGATGTCAAGAAACTGCGCGAGGCCACCGGCGCGGCCATGCTCGACTGCAAAAATGCGCTGGAACAGAACAACGGCGACTTTGGCAAGGCGATGGAATGGCTCAAAGAAAAAGGCCTGGCCAAAGCCGCCAAGAAGGCCGACCGCCTCACCAAAGACGGGCGGGTGGAAGTCTACGTTCATCCCGGCAACCGGGTGGCGGTGATGGTGGAAGTCAATTGTGAAACCGACTTTGTGGCCAAGACCGAAGCCTTCCAGAACTTCACCCACGAACTGGCTCTGCACATTGCCATGGCCAACCCGAAGTACCTGGATGTCGCCGACGTGCCGCAAGCTGAACTGGAAGCGGTGAAAGCCGAAGGCCGCCCGGCGGAAAAATATTACGAAGAGGTCTGCCTGCTCAAGCAACCGTTCGTCAAAAACGAGTCGATTGCCATCGGCCAGATGCTCACCGAGGCCATCGCCGCCATCGGCGAAAACATGAACATCCGGCGCTTTGCCCGGTATGAGTTGGGGAATTAA
- the frr gene encoding ribosome recycling factor has product MVKDALRETEDRMKGALKSLEESLATVRTGRASPALVEKLPVEYYGTPTPLMQLATISAPEPRLLTIKPFDATSIKTIEKAILASDLGLNPSNDGKLIRLAIPPLTEERRRDLIKVVHHRLEEARVAVRNVRRDVHNDLRDFEKEKIISEDELKRGEEDLQKLTDKYVELIEATGKKKEEEIKQI; this is encoded by the coding sequence ATGGTCAAAGATGCCCTGCGTGAAACTGAAGATCGCATGAAAGGCGCATTGAAGTCGCTGGAAGAATCGCTGGCCACGGTTCGCACCGGGCGGGCCTCGCCGGCGCTGGTGGAAAAACTGCCGGTGGAATATTACGGCACGCCCACGCCTCTGATGCAACTTGCCACCATCTCGGCCCCCGAGCCGCGCCTGCTCACCATCAAACCATTCGACGCCACCTCCATCAAGACCATCGAGAAAGCCATTCTGGCCTCCGACCTGGGCCTCAACCCTTCCAACGATGGCAAGCTCATCCGGCTGGCCATCCCGCCGCTCACCGAAGAGCGCCGCCGTGACCTGATCAAAGTCGTGCATCACCGGCTTGAGGAAGCGCGAGTAGCCGTGCGCAATGTGCGCCGCGATGTGCACAACGACTTGCGCGACTTTGAGAAGGAAAAGATCATCTCCGAAGATGAACTGAAGCGCGGCGAGGAAGACCTGCAGAAGCTCACCGACAAGTATGTCGAGCTGATCGAAGCGACGGGGAAAAAGAAAGAAGAAGAGATCAAACAGATTTAA